A DNA window from Allokutzneria albata contains the following coding sequences:
- a CDS encoding AfsR/SARP family transcriptional regulator: MRSAVGVETIFRVLGPLEIDRGGQPVSLRPAKQRTLLAVLLLRANVVVPVSLLVDCLWEEAPPAGAKGAVQAYVMRLRQAIGDHDARLIKTRPDGYALETGVENIDLQRFHVLVTRAQASHEPAERAAALREAVGLWRGPLLSDVGGAALRERIPDIPIHAEARLQALEQYFDAELQLGRHDELLDELRAMTAEHPLRERFWGQLMVALYRAHRQEEALAAHAEVTRLLAEELGIDTGAEIRALHERIRDGDLSLTPQPPRTPAVVPAQLPADPGELPGRADLVDEITELLVNSDDRPTVPLVVLTGSPDGGRAELAARIANRARPAFPGGQLHAALTAGSDTGRVLIGFLHALGVREEQVPPEAEERTALYRSLLAKRRVLVVLDSVTGPDQVRPLLPGDSGCAVLVTSENDLRGLTALQGARQFRVDRPS; encoded by the coding sequence GTGCGGTCGGCCGTGGGGGTGGAGACGATCTTCCGGGTGCTCGGGCCGCTGGAGATCGACCGGGGCGGGCAGCCGGTGTCGTTGCGCCCGGCCAAGCAACGCACCCTGCTGGCCGTGCTGCTGCTGCGGGCCAACGTGGTGGTGCCGGTCTCCCTCCTGGTGGACTGCCTCTGGGAGGAGGCGCCGCCCGCCGGGGCGAAGGGCGCGGTGCAGGCGTACGTGATGCGGCTGCGCCAGGCCATCGGCGACCACGACGCGCGGCTGATCAAGACCCGCCCGGACGGCTACGCGCTGGAGACCGGCGTCGAGAACATCGACCTGCAACGCTTCCACGTTCTCGTGACGCGCGCACAGGCGTCGCACGAGCCCGCGGAACGGGCCGCGGCGCTGCGCGAGGCGGTGGGGCTCTGGCGTGGTCCGCTGCTCTCCGACGTCGGCGGCGCCGCGCTCCGCGAACGGATTCCGGACATCCCGATCCACGCGGAGGCCCGGCTCCAGGCGCTGGAGCAGTACTTCGACGCCGAACTGCAGCTCGGCAGGCACGACGAGCTGCTGGACGAACTGCGCGCGATGACGGCCGAGCACCCGCTCCGGGAACGGTTCTGGGGCCAGCTGATGGTCGCCCTCTACCGCGCGCACCGGCAGGAGGAGGCACTCGCCGCCCACGCCGAGGTGACCCGGCTGCTCGCCGAGGAGCTGGGCATCGACACCGGCGCCGAGATCCGCGCGCTGCACGAGCGCATCCGCGACGGCGACCTGTCCCTCACCCCCCAGCCGCCGCGGACCCCGGCGGTGGTGCCCGCGCAACTGCCCGCCGACCCCGGGGAACTGCCGGGACGGGCGGACCTGGTCGACGAGATCACCGAACTGCTGGTCAACTCCGACGACCGGCCGACGGTGCCGCTGGTGGTGCTGACCGGCAGCCCGGACGGCGGACGGGCCGAGCTGGCAGCGCGCATCGCCAACCGGGCTCGCCCGGCCTTTCCCGGCGGCCAGCTGCACGCCGCTCTCACCGCGGGCAGCGACACCGGGCGCGTCCTCATCGGGTTCCTGCACGCGCTCGGCGTCCGCGAGGAGCAGGTCCCGCCCGAGGCGGAGGAACGCACCGCGCTCTACCGTTCCCTGCTGGCCAAGCGGCGCGTCCTCGTGGTGCTGGACTCGGTCACCGGCCCCGACCAGGTTCGCCCCCTGCTGCCGGGGGACTCCGGCTGCGCGGTGCTGGTGACCAGCGAGAACGACCTCCGCGGGCTGACCGCGCTGCAGGGGGCGCGCCAGTTCCGGGTAGACCGGCCGTCATGA